GGCTTACCTGGTTCCTGCCTCCGGGGCGGCGGCAGAATATGCAAGCCACGGAAAAACCTTTTGCGCCAGCTCACTATGAAATTGAACGGGGCTCGCTCAAAATTCTTGTATACTACACAAGTGTTTGCAATGTATGTGTTAGGAACATATTAACAACATTTACAATAACAAGCAAAGTTAAAATAAAAGAACCATACTGTATGATCCTATGTTGCTTAAGGTATCATATATGCAGTCCAAATCAGCTCCCAGAAATTCCTAAAGGTGTCATAAAAATATCGGTCAATAAGAATAACATACTCAGCAGGAACTTGGCCAGTGCTCAATGCCTTATCACAGTGACAAACAAGATTATAGGGTGCTTCAAACTGTACAATGTGCACACGGCATGTTACCTTTTCAAGCCTGGTAAGTTCATCGAGTGGCTGAGAGTTCACGATAGCAGCCTACAAATGAAAGAACTTGTTAAACACAAATTCACAGCCAGATATATAAAGGAAAACAGAGGATACTGACATTTTCGACATGACCTAAGATACAGAATTGAGAACAAAGGATGCATCAGTAACTGGGATGAGCATGAACATCATGGTGAAACTAAAAGATATAAATATCAAGTCCACACCAAACATGCCAGTAAATGATCTGACCATATTTATTCCCTGAATGCAACAGTCAAGTAATAGGGGTTCAACTCAACTTGCAATAACGACATGAACAGGCTGTGCCCATATTAGCGACGGGATTTCtgtgcatatccacaacttctaaaAAACTTCATGATAAAATAATTATGGCATGGTATAAATCAATAACTCCTAGTTTCAATCAAATAAGGAGGAACACACTGCAAATATCAGTACCTCTTGAATCAGGGCGCTTTCATCAGTTTGCTTCTGCTCATCAGCCCCATCCTCCTGGTCCTGACCGTCTGTCTCCATCTTCTCAGCTTCAGCTTCCTCGGACGCTTGGGCCATGTTGGTGTCAGGCTTGGGGAGCGCAAATTGAGCAGGAACTTGGCCAGTGCTCAACGCCTGATCACGGTGACAAACAAGAGTATGCCAGTACATAGCATAGGGTGCCTCAAACTGCACAAAGCGCAAGAGATAATCACACGGCTTGTTACCTTTTCGAGCCTTGCAACTTCATCAAGTGTCTGAGAATTCAAGATAATAGCCTACAGATGAAAAACTTGTTAAACACAAATTCACGGCCAGATGTATTACAAAGGAGAATAGAAGATGCTGACATGAACATCATGGTAACACTAAAACAAGTGCATATCAAGCCCATACCAAACATGCCAGTAAAAGACCTTGCCACATTTTTGTTCCTGAATGCAACAGTCAAATAATAGGGGTTCTACTCAACTTGCAATAATGACATGAACAGGTTGTGTCCAAAACAGAAAGAGGGAGTCAAGTACCTTGATAGCTGTGATTTGTGCAGGCGTTGGAGCAACTACTTTAGCGCCCTGGTCCTTCGTAGTACCATGAGAATCCACCACCTGTCCTAGAGTATAAGCTTTTGTAGCAGCCCTCTTTGCCCCCTCCTCTGTTTCCTTTGAGTGGAATTTTTGTGCTGCTTCACATTTCTCCTgcagaaacaaaaaatctcatacaAAATTTCAGAAACATACACAAAACCAGGCACAGCAAATAATGCTACTGAACATGCCAGCCAAAAAACAGTCAATGGCATTCATGCATCTAATTCACAGATAATCAGTTAAAAAACTTGCTCCTTTCCCCCTTTATCTGCCAGCACTACTGTGGTCAATTGCAAAATCATTTTAGGAATCATTCCGAAGGAAATGAATTAACCTGTAGGGAATAAATCAACAAATCAAGCAGTGAGGGGATTTCtgtgca
Above is a window of Triticum dicoccoides isolate Atlit2015 ecotype Zavitan chromosome 5B, WEW_v2.0, whole genome shotgun sequence DNA encoding:
- the LOC119312889 gene encoding U2 small nuclear ribonucleoprotein A'-like isoform X1 encodes the protein MVRLSADLIWHFFNAVKERELDLRGNKIAFIENIGATEDKFDMIDLSDDEIVKLENFPFMNRLGTLLINNNRITRINPNLGEFLHKMHTLVLTNNRLTSLAEIDPLASLPKLQFLSLLDNTVTKQLDYRLYVIHKLKHLRLLDFKIVKQQEKCEAAQKFHSKETEEGAKRAATKAYTLGQVVDSHGTTKDQGAKVVAPTPAQITAIKFEAPYAMYWHTLVCHRDQALSTGQVPAQFALPKPDTNMAQASEEAEAEKMETDGQDQEDGADEQKQTDESALIQEAAIVNSQPLDELTRLEKEFLGADLDCIYDTLSNIGSYIYKNFERAPFNFIVSWRKRFFRGLHILPPPRRQEPGKPYALTMLSCYYL
- the LOC119312889 gene encoding U2 small nuclear ribonucleoprotein A'-like isoform X2; amino-acid sequence: MVRLSADLIWHFFNAVKERELDLRGNKIAFIENIGATEDKFDMIDLSDDEIVKLENFPFMNRLGTLLINNNRITRINPNLGEFLHKMHTLVLTNNRLTSLAEIDPLASLPKLQFLSLLDNTVTKQLDYRLYVIHKLKHLRLLDFKIVKQQEKCEAAQKFHSKETEEGAKRAATKAYTLGQVVDSHGTTKDQGAKVVAPTPAQITAIKAIILNSQTLDEVARLEKALSTGQVPAQFALPKPDTNMAQASEEAEAEKMETDGQDQEDGADEQKQTDESALIQEAAIVNSQPLDELTRLEKEFLGADLDCIYDTLSNIGSYIYKNFERAPFNFIVSWRKRFFRGLHILPPPRRQEPGKPYALTMLSCYYL
- the LOC119312889 gene encoding U2 small nuclear ribonucleoprotein A'-like isoform X4, with the protein product MVRLSADLIWHFFNAVKERELDLRGNKIAFIENIGATEDKFDMIDLSDDEIVKLENFPFMNRLGTLLINNNRITRINPNLGEFLHKMHTLVLTNNRLTSLAEIDPLASLPKLQFLSLLDNTVTKQLDYRLYVIHKLKHLRLLDFKIVKQQEKCEAAQKFHSKETEEGAKRAATKAYTLGQVVDSHGTTKDQGAKVVAPTPAQITAIKFEAPYAMYWHTLVCHRDQALSTGQVPAQFALPKPDTNMAQASEEAEAEKMETDGQDQEDGADEQKQTDESALIQEAAIVNSQPLDELTRLEKEFLGADLDCIYDTLSNIGSYIYKNFERAPFNFIVSWRKRFFRGLHILPPPRRQEPVH
- the LOC119312889 gene encoding U2 small nuclear ribonucleoprotein A'-like isoform X3, with the protein product MVRLSADLIWHFFNAVKERELDLRGNKIAFIENIGATEDKFDMIDLSDDEIVKLENFPFMNRLGTLLINNNRITRINPNLGEFLHKMHTLVLTNNRLTSLAEIDPLASLPKLQFLSLLDNTVTKQLDYRLYVIHKLKHLRLLDFKIVKQQEKCEAAQKFHSKETEEGAKRAATKAYTLGQVVDSHGTTKDQGAKVVAPTPAQITAIKFEAPYAMYWHTLVCHRDQALSTGQVPAQFALPKPDTNMAQASEEAEAEKMETDGQDQEDGADEQKQTDESALIQEAAIVNSQPLDELTRLEKEFLGADLDCIYDTLSNIGSYIYKNFERAPFNFIVSWRKRFFRGLHILPPPRRQEPGRPP